Proteins from a genomic interval of Streptococcus oralis:
- a CDS encoding virulence-associated E family protein, whose product MAIIGDVTNISIKQFSRRKKKILDEEGEQIEIESIVADSPRNVLLAMKSDNKLNDFLRHNEFTGEHEIVEDVKLDAIQLRKGQLPSAFESYLSVYLENHFKTVFKAGALRDGIEAFFAEKTYNPVKEYMESAYESWDHKERLSQVFQTWLGAEDSIYVQRIAVMFFVGAVSKVFNPWVKFDYTLDLVGGQGAGKTTFLQKIAVDWYTDSAKDFMDKDNYEIMLKSLIVNDDEMVASRKTTFDELKAFVTKTELSFRRSYGRRSEKFPKNFVIARTSNKIEYLGDKTGERRFLPVLVDAGQQFVKPFDMTDNDVLQLWGEAVAIYKKGFTLTFDNDFEDELAIYKERFTYKDEAESQVYDYLEMLVPEEWEDFSVTQQHQYTWCYFNDGSYRNESGLLYEGVKLQSSVSAKQILKNVFDIDSARGEKIARKIKLIMDNHQDWEYKIKKVKGKTIRAYFRKNIQTEVM is encoded by the coding sequence GTGGCCATAATAGGTGATGTTACGAATATTTCAATCAAGCAATTTTCGCGCAGAAAGAAAAAAATCTTAGATGAAGAAGGTGAACAGATTGAAATTGAATCTATTGTGGCTGACAGTCCTAGAAATGTTCTTCTTGCAATGAAGAGCGATAACAAGCTCAACGACTTTCTCAGACACAATGAATTTACTGGTGAACACGAAATCGTAGAGGACGTAAAACTGGATGCTATCCAGTTAAGGAAGGGGCAGCTACCTTCAGCCTTTGAATCCTACCTAAGCGTATATTTGGAGAATCACTTCAAGACAGTTTTCAAGGCTGGAGCATTAAGGGATGGCATCGAAGCGTTCTTTGCGGAAAAAACCTACAATCCGGTCAAAGAATACATGGAAAGTGCCTATGAGTCATGGGATCATAAAGAACGACTTTCCCAGGTATTTCAAACTTGGTTAGGTGCCGAGGACAGTATCTATGTCCAGAGAATAGCTGTCATGTTTTTTGTTGGTGCGGTCTCTAAGGTTTTTAATCCATGGGTAAAATTTGACTATACACTGGATCTTGTCGGTGGTCAGGGTGCTGGAAAAACCACTTTCTTGCAAAAAATAGCTGTCGATTGGTATACAGATTCAGCTAAGGATTTTATGGACAAAGATAACTATGAAATTATGCTGAAATCACTGATCGTTAACGACGACGAGATGGTTGCTTCCAGGAAGACTACTTTTGACGAGCTAAAAGCCTTCGTGACCAAAACAGAACTTTCTTTCCGTAGGTCCTACGGTCGCAGATCTGAGAAATTTCCGAAAAATTTTGTCATTGCTAGAACCAGTAATAAAATTGAATACCTGGGTGATAAGACTGGTGAACGGCGCTTTCTGCCTGTGCTGGTGGATGCAGGCCAACAGTTTGTCAAACCATTTGATATGACGGATAATGATGTACTCCAGCTTTGGGGTGAAGCAGTTGCTATTTACAAAAAAGGTTTCACGCTTACCTTTGATAATGACTTCGAAGATGAGCTGGCAATCTATAAGGAACGCTTCACTTATAAAGATGAGGCAGAATCACAGGTCTACGATTATCTTGAAATGCTGGTTCCAGAAGAATGGGAAGATTTCTCAGTCACTCAGCAACATCAATATACCTGGTGCTACTTCAATGACGGTAGCTATCGCAATGAGTCCGGTCTGCTATATGAAGGTGTGAAGCTTCAATCGAGTGTATCTGCTAAACAGATATTGAAGAATGTCTTTGATATCGATAGCGCAAGAGGTGAAAAGATTGCTAGAAAAATCAAGTTGATCATGGACAATCATCAGGATTGGGAATACAAAATAAAGAAGGTTAAAGGAAAGACAATACGTGCATATTTTAGAAAAAATATACAAACAGAAGTGATGTAA
- a CDS encoding DUF7204 family protein, translating to MSYTVTLYFDNMVDETHFFKKVGDAAKCKAQLENKYRGERLYKVELEEVE from the coding sequence ATGTCATACACAGTAACACTATATTTTGACAATATGGTAGATGAAACTCACTTCTTTAAGAAAGTGGGTGATGCTGCTAAATGTAAGGCTCAACTAGAGAATAAGTATCGAGGGGAACGATTGTATAAAGTAGAACTTGAGGAGGTGGAGTGA